A region of Pyxidicoccus parkwaysis DNA encodes the following proteins:
- a CDS encoding alpha-2-macroglobulin family protein produces MKSVARYAALAALVLSGVAAAKPLYITVPRSYGTQEPVAVDVAFEDKGPVELRVLKPDNLDAFICAQGDLRRAYQTPPTLNNPGRALSRGLNAVNAPGMWLLDTLNPSFRSEVGDVLPKPPDVPGSGEPLAKVAEGPKKLVGVPPGFTVARSQWLNLDLGGADRDFNVPGFNTQGESSGFQERRVVLAPLPAGTYVLQLVQGKVEGQVVLVVSDLTVQLKQTDGQVLVRVAGRDQKPRSGAQVQVYLPKGKGPTGTTDAKGEVTLEVSEPRIIATASAENDTAIVDTDFYSALAVAPDVFIYSDRPIYKPGNEVKYRGLLRQPDTFLARLFTPKKREVTVKLVSQEGRAITTKAAVDEFGAFNGTLKVPDDLGTGVLRVEAEVDGQPHQGEARVQDYVKPTFYLEVDPESETVVPGQTLRVKVRARRYAGGTPNGARYEVFLYRSLLDAPAWVDDAGKGGAGSAVTYGSTSSTEGKLSVPERLYSSVAARDASDDPWASASAFDQNGEAEIEVAVPALAAGEERIPYRYSLTIRARDDQETFANSTTAFFLSKVEVLGVARYSDAVVAKGGDATLAIRATTLSGKPYGVTQGEVEFVSRKADGSEKSLGKRSFTTAADGTHREKVPTSEVGAVLARVVVKDKKGETWQGEESMLVIGSADEPVAQVPNLTLASLSGVLEPGDTARLVALMPDGWGSGGRDSGPVWVTLTGASLYSTQVVELTGRTLVHSFDVEKRFGSAVYASVAYPTATGRWEERTVAFRIVPRERTLTVEVQPRRAEAAPLTEQTLDLRVLDSEGRGVAAQVSVGVVDKAVYAIQSEFRPKVLDFFYPPARNNVSNFFSFEFQGYGYGEELARKMAGLPDHAFASIKPPTRNAKDLEKDTAHWDPAVVTDRDGRATVRFTLPSNQTLWVVTAVAADTSGRFGEGTSEFATRGGLNLYAALPQFLREGDEALASVRLSAGEKSQGSQLLDVKLASLGSLKADQQQHKVELAKGGEQVVPVTLKATATGAAQLAVDVTGGKDPLKDRKLFQVSPAAVEDTVKVSAWGGGALEVPAPKEATLASVELVLQPSIVDAALTNVRELLTYPYGCLEQLVSTTVPNVAVYQVLQQAGALSKLDTDTQALLAEARSRSVQGTTRILNLAVKGGGFTWFGGYDTPSVPLTLIALDGLAYASEAGLVDRNDPRILDSSRWLEAQEGLPPEYDATRAYVLARLEGPKQAARVRALVEGAEGGDLYPLALAVLAAEKAGIMKEPALQTRINSLVSKSAQGFATLAAYKPGQEMEMNEAFFRFPLRRVGMTAIAAHAASFGTLDITRARRRILEMLSEPDLSTFDRSTALLHSLWLLERDAKAFRGMQPPEVKGVKGNVKFAPRGMGLVAVLEPGTRSVDVGGFDGVATLQASALTPLSAVQAKAEGMSIQRGYYALREGGKVKLNPGDTVAQGEEVYVELTLDARGENRVRSAYYVVEDAVPAGFVPLQEDKAFRGPPHSLPLAPEALRRRVLNPERATFFFEEPAWWSNSPRTVGYVMRAQFPGTFAAPPATIEDMYAASIHGRTAADSLKVVPSKKSTGDL; encoded by the coding sequence ATGAAGAGTGTTGCTCGTTACGCGGCGCTCGCCGCGCTGGTGCTGTCCGGTGTGGCCGCGGCCAAGCCGCTCTACATCACCGTGCCGCGCTCCTATGGCACCCAGGAGCCCGTGGCCGTCGACGTGGCCTTCGAGGACAAGGGCCCCGTGGAGCTGCGCGTCCTCAAGCCGGACAACCTGGACGCCTTCATCTGCGCGCAGGGCGACTTGCGCCGCGCGTACCAGACGCCGCCCACGCTGAACAACCCGGGCCGCGCGCTCAGCCGTGGCCTCAACGCCGTCAACGCGCCGGGCATGTGGCTGCTCGACACGCTCAACCCGTCGTTCCGCTCGGAAGTGGGTGACGTGCTGCCCAAGCCGCCGGACGTGCCGGGCTCGGGTGAGCCGCTGGCCAAGGTGGCGGAAGGGCCGAAGAAGCTCGTCGGCGTGCCTCCGGGCTTCACCGTGGCGCGCAGCCAGTGGCTGAACCTGGACCTGGGCGGCGCGGACCGCGACTTCAACGTGCCGGGCTTCAACACCCAGGGCGAGAGCAGCGGCTTCCAGGAGCGCCGCGTGGTGCTCGCGCCGCTGCCGGCCGGCACCTACGTCCTCCAGCTCGTGCAGGGCAAGGTGGAGGGGCAGGTGGTGCTCGTCGTCAGTGACTTGACGGTGCAGCTCAAGCAGACGGACGGCCAGGTGCTGGTGCGCGTCGCGGGGCGGGACCAGAAGCCGCGCTCGGGCGCGCAGGTGCAGGTGTACCTGCCCAAGGGCAAGGGCCCCACGGGGACGACGGACGCGAAGGGCGAGGTGACGCTGGAGGTGAGCGAGCCGCGCATCATCGCCACGGCCTCCGCGGAGAACGACACGGCGATTGTGGACACGGACTTCTACTCCGCGCTGGCGGTGGCGCCGGACGTGTTCATCTACAGCGACCGGCCCATCTACAAGCCGGGCAACGAGGTGAAGTACCGCGGCCTGTTGCGCCAGCCGGACACGTTCCTCGCGCGCCTCTTCACGCCGAAGAAGCGCGAGGTGACGGTGAAGCTCGTCTCGCAGGAGGGCCGCGCCATCACCACGAAGGCGGCGGTGGACGAGTTCGGCGCCTTCAACGGCACGCTCAAGGTGCCGGACGATTTGGGCACCGGCGTGCTGCGCGTCGAGGCGGAAGTCGACGGCCAGCCGCACCAGGGCGAGGCGCGCGTGCAGGACTACGTGAAGCCCACGTTCTACCTGGAGGTGGACCCGGAGTCGGAGACGGTGGTGCCCGGCCAGACGCTGCGCGTGAAGGTGCGCGCGCGCCGCTACGCGGGTGGCACGCCCAACGGCGCCAGGTACGAGGTGTTCCTCTATCGCAGCCTGCTGGACGCGCCCGCGTGGGTGGATGACGCCGGCAAGGGCGGTGCGGGCAGTGCGGTGACGTACGGCTCGACCTCCAGCACGGAAGGCAAGCTGAGCGTCCCCGAGCGCCTCTACTCTTCCGTCGCCGCGCGCGATGCGAGCGATGACCCGTGGGCCAGCGCGAGCGCGTTCGACCAGAACGGCGAGGCGGAAATCGAAGTGGCCGTGCCGGCGCTGGCGGCGGGTGAGGAGCGGATTCCGTACCGCTACTCGCTGACCATCCGCGCGCGCGATGACCAGGAGACCTTCGCCAACTCCACCACCGCCTTCTTCCTGTCGAAGGTGGAGGTGCTGGGCGTGGCCCGGTACTCCGACGCGGTGGTGGCCAAGGGCGGCGACGCGACGCTGGCCATTCGCGCCACCACGCTGTCCGGCAAGCCCTACGGCGTCACGCAGGGCGAGGTGGAGTTCGTGTCGCGCAAGGCGGACGGCTCGGAGAAGAGCCTGGGCAAGCGCTCCTTCACCACGGCGGCGGACGGCACGCACCGCGAGAAGGTGCCCACGTCGGAAGTGGGCGCGGTGCTGGCGCGCGTGGTGGTGAAGGACAAGAAGGGCGAGACGTGGCAGGGCGAGGAGTCGATGCTCGTCATCGGCTCGGCGGACGAGCCGGTGGCGCAGGTGCCCAACCTCACGCTGGCCTCGCTGTCCGGCGTGCTGGAGCCGGGCGACACCGCGCGGCTGGTGGCGCTGATGCCGGACGGCTGGGGCTCTGGCGGTCGTGACTCGGGCCCGGTGTGGGTGACGCTCACGGGCGCGAGCCTCTACAGCACGCAGGTGGTGGAGCTGACGGGCCGCACGCTGGTGCACAGCTTCGACGTGGAGAAGCGCTTCGGCAGCGCGGTGTACGCGTCCGTGGCGTACCCCACGGCGACGGGCCGCTGGGAGGAGCGCACGGTGGCGTTCCGCATCGTCCCGCGCGAGCGCACCCTCACGGTGGAGGTGCAGCCCCGCCGCGCCGAGGCCGCGCCTCTCACCGAGCAGACGCTCGACCTGCGCGTGCTCGACTCCGAGGGCCGTGGCGTTGCGGCGCAGGTGTCCGTGGGCGTGGTGGACAAGGCCGTCTACGCCATCCAGAGCGAGTTCCGCCCCAAGGTGCTCGACTTCTTCTACCCGCCGGCGCGCAACAACGTGTCCAACTTCTTCTCCTTCGAGTTCCAGGGCTACGGCTACGGCGAGGAGCTGGCGCGGAAGATGGCGGGCCTGCCGGACCATGCCTTCGCGTCCATCAAGCCGCCCACGCGCAACGCGAAGGATTTGGAGAAGGACACCGCGCACTGGGACCCGGCGGTGGTGACGGACCGGGACGGCCGCGCGACGGTGCGCTTCACGCTGCCGTCCAACCAGACGCTGTGGGTGGTGACGGCGGTGGCGGCGGACACGTCCGGCCGCTTCGGCGAGGGCACCTCCGAGTTCGCCACGCGTGGCGGCCTCAACCTCTACGCCGCGCTGCCGCAGTTCCTGCGTGAGGGCGACGAGGCCCTGGCCTCGGTGCGCCTGTCCGCGGGCGAGAAGTCGCAGGGCAGCCAGCTGCTCGACGTGAAGCTGGCGTCGCTGGGCTCGCTGAAGGCGGACCAGCAGCAGCACAAGGTGGAGCTGGCCAAGGGCGGCGAGCAGGTGGTGCCGGTGACGCTGAAGGCCACGGCCACGGGCGCCGCGCAGCTCGCGGTGGACGTGACGGGCGGCAAGGACCCGCTCAAGGACCGCAAGCTGTTCCAGGTGTCGCCGGCCGCTGTCGAGGACACGGTGAAGGTGAGCGCCTGGGGTGGCGGCGCGTTGGAGGTGCCCGCGCCGAAGGAGGCGACGCTGGCGAGCGTGGAGCTGGTGCTCCAGCCGTCGATTGTGGACGCGGCGCTCACCAACGTGCGTGAGCTGCTGACGTACCCGTACGGCTGCCTGGAGCAGCTCGTGTCCACCACCGTGCCCAACGTCGCGGTGTACCAGGTGCTCCAGCAGGCCGGTGCGCTGTCCAAGCTGGACACGGACACGCAGGCGCTGTTGGCCGAGGCGCGCAGCCGCTCGGTGCAGGGCACCACGCGCATCCTCAACCTCGCGGTGAAGGGCGGCGGCTTCACGTGGTTCGGCGGCTACGACACGCCGAGCGTGCCGCTGACGCTCATCGCCCTGGACGGCCTCGCGTACGCGTCCGAGGCGGGGCTGGTGGACCGCAATGACCCGCGCATCCTCGACAGCTCGCGCTGGCTGGAGGCGCAGGAGGGACTGCCTCCCGAGTACGACGCCACGCGCGCCTACGTGCTCGCGCGGCTGGAGGGCCCGAAGCAGGCGGCCCGCGTCCGCGCGCTGGTGGAGGGCGCGGAGGGTGGTGATTTGTACCCGCTGGCGCTGGCGGTGCTGGCCGCGGAGAAGGCGGGCATCATGAAGGAGCCCGCGCTCCAGACGCGCATCAACTCGCTGGTGTCGAAGAGCGCGCAGGGCTTCGCCACGCTGGCCGCGTACAAGCCGGGCCAGGAGATGGAGATGAACGAGGCGTTCTTCCGCTTCCCGCTGCGGCGCGTGGGCATGACGGCCATCGCCGCGCACGCCGCGTCCTTCGGCACGCTGGACATCACCCGCGCCCGCCGCCGCATCCTGGAGATGCTGTCCGAGCCGGACCTGTCCACCTTCGACCGGAGCACCGCGCTGCTGCACTCGCTGTGGCTGCTGGAGCGCGATGCCAAGGCCTTCCGCGGCATGCAGCCGCCGGAGGTGAAGGGCGTGAAGGGCAACGTGAAGTTCGCGCCTCGCGGCATGGGCCTCGTGGCCGTGCTGGAGCCGGGCACGCGCTCGGTGGACGTGGGCGGCTTCGACGGTGTGGCCACGCTGCAGGCCTCGGCGCTCACCCCGCTGTCGGCGGTGCAGGCGAAGGCCGAGGGCATGTCGATTCAACGCGGCTACTACGCGCTGCGCGAGGGCGGGAAGGTGAAGCTCAACCCCGGCGACACCGTGGCGCAGGGCGAGGAGGTCTACGTGGAGCTGACGCTGGACGCGCGCGGGGAGAACCGCGTGCGCTCGGCGTATTACGTGGTGGAGGACGCGGTGCCGGCGGGCTTCGTCCCGCTGCAGGAGGACAAGGCCTTCCGCGGTCCTCCGCACTCGCTGCCACTGGCTCCCGAGGCGCTCCGCCGCCGCGTGCTGAACCCGGAGCGCGCCACCTTCTTCTTCGAGGAGCCGGCGTGGTGGAGCAACAGCCCGCGTACGGTGGGTTACGTGATGCGTGCGCAGTTCCCCGGCACCTTCGCCGCGCCGCCCGCCACCATCGAGGACATGTACGCCGCCAGCATCCACGGGCGGACGGCCGCGGACTCGCTGAAGGTGGTGCCCTCGAAGAAGAGCACGGGCGACCTGTAG